From a region of the Chiloscyllium plagiosum isolate BGI_BamShark_2017 unplaced genomic scaffold, ASM401019v2 scaf_3965, whole genome shotgun sequence genome:
- the LOC122546667 gene encoding uncharacterized protein LOC122546667 isoform X2 codes for MLKREGEDLIQNSAAPLMLSNSTVCFHQTVSQAAESNRQPKGEYDTLKEQPSFLSPSTVPCQSTINATGQLDGSESTKHCVLGQICTVASFAKSANFDGTPNEMMDTLNLSEQLVSTEQFIDKLNPDHQCTDVSESKCDVLVIKAGNAKPGPMCNGNLVTDENKSFKKCFVQTKETCGNIAGHADCGDQKPPSEPGTNPAVIKITDLRAKEDDLNDPDHERVPANNFSLVQPAESKEVELYRDKNSSKHLIHSLEPRTNQNNLVQCPNRTPSLPNMQDSDLTDITLLGLQEITRKSTDTINNADLIPSPFLYVNVNKGTQMTGSDKFISKADLAVRPKSSSFLKRALSSHQCDKQKPRKQVSVGTDSTVCVGNESWSTTVASKDNKDEDEDISDHTSFGSTSSLQSHHNLSIETSSSTNSQTYCSPDHTHHNHQNSYRSSNSRAVSDSFLKVVHCLIENQRQHEEQAVTDCSLQTHITMLSANGGADVVLSRTSRGSTSNQGRTLTTSKSDLEAKEGQIPNESNFIEFISLLESINSSRINAASWTGDCREEGAMGGGMIFYHVRMCLTGFVN; via the coding sequence ATCTTATCcagaacagtgcagcaccctTGATGCTGTCTAATTCGACAGTGTGTTTCCATCAGACGGTTTCTCAAGCTGCAGAATCCAACAGACAACCCAAAGGAGAGTATGATACCTTGAAAGAACAGCCATCATTCCTTTCCCCATCTACAGTGCCATGCCAATCAACTATTAATGCTACAGGACAATTAGATGGTTCTGAAAGTACTAAGCATTGTGTTTTAGGTCAGATTTGTACTGTGGCATCATTTGCCAAATCGGCCAATTTCGATGGGACCCCAAATGAGATGATGGATACACTCAATTTGTCAGAGCAACTGGTGTCTACTGAACAATTCATAGATAAATTAAACCCAGACCATCAGTGTACTGATGTATCAGAGAGTAAGTGTGATGTGTTAGTGATCAAAGCGGGTAATGCTAAGCCGGGACCAATGTGCAATGGGAATCTTGTTACCGATGAAAATAAATCTTTCAAGAAATGTTTCGTTCAAACAAAGGAAACCTGTGGGAATATTGCTGGTCATGCTGATTGTGGGGACCAGAAGCCACCAAGTGAACCAGGTACCAACCCTGCAGTGATCAAAATAACCGATCTGAGAGCAAAAGAGGATGATTTGAATGATCCCGATCATGAAAGGGTTCCAGCTAACAACTTTTCTTTGGTGCAGCCTGCAGAAAGCAAAGAAGTAGAACTCTACCGTGATAAGAATTCCAGCAAGCACTTAATTCACAGTTTGGAGCCTAGGACTAATCAAAATAATTTAGTTCAGTGTCCTAATCGAACACCAAGTTTGCCAAATATGCAAGATTCAGACTTGACAGACATTACATTACTGGGGCTGCAAGAAATTACGAGAAAGAGCACTGATACTATTAATAATGCTGATTTAATACCCTCACCATTTTTGTATGTTAATGTGAATAAAGGGACGCAGATGACAGGGTCTGATAAGTTCATATCAAAGGCAGATCTTGCTGTCAGACCAAAGTCTTCCAGTTTTCTTAAAAGGGCTCTGTCCAGTCACCAGTGTGATAAGCAGAAGCCAAGGAAACAAGTAAGTGTTGGTACTGACTCCACTGTTTGTGTTGGCAATGAGTCTTGGTCCACTACAGTGGCCTCCAAGGACAATAAAGATGAAGATGAGGACATAAGTGATCATACTAGTTTCGGCAGCACCTCAAGTTTGCAATCTCATCATAATCTTTCAATAGAAACCTCTTCCAGTACTAATTCGCAGACCTATTGTTCCCCAGATCACACTCATCACAACCACCAAAATTCATATCGATCATCCAATTCCAGAGCTGTATCAGACTCCTTCTTGAAAGTTGTGCATTGTCTAATAGAAAACCAGAGGCAGCATGAAGAGCAAGCTGTGACCGATTGCTCCCTGCAAACGCATATCACGATGCTTAGTGCAAATGGAGGAGCAGATGTGGTCTTGAgcagaacatccagaggaagtaCTAGCAATCAGGGAAGAACATTAACCACTTCAAAGTCAGATCTAGAGGCCAAAGAAGGGCAGATCCCAAATGAGTCAAACTTTATAGAGTTCATTTCCTTGCTGGAATCAATTAATAGTTCAAGAATTAATGCAGCAAGCTGGACAGGTGATTGTCGAGAGGAGGGTGCCATGGGTGGAGGTATGATATTTTACCATGTTAGGATGTGTTTGACTGGTTTTGTAAATTAA